The following coding sequences lie in one Gouania willdenowi chromosome 5, fGouWil2.1, whole genome shotgun sequence genomic window:
- the nuak2 gene encoding NUAK family SNF1-like kinase 2 has translation MDPAHAAQLPAHRGPPAGGAFPDGHGHPPSGRAPSQAGVKRQAVKRHHHKHNLKHRYEFLETLGKGTYGKVKKAKERSGKLVAVKSIRKEKIKDEQDLVHIRREIEIMSSLCHPHIITIYEVFENKDKIVIVMEYASKGDLYDYICDRRSISEGEARHFFRQIVSAVHYCHQNGIVHRDLKLENILLDGDGNVKIADFGLSNLYHGDEYLQTFCGSPLYASPEIVNGRPYHGPEVDTWSLGVLLYTLVHGTMPFDGFNHKALVQQISTGNYRKPNKPSDACGLIRWMLMVNPERRATIEEIAGHWWLNWGYQQPLLSERKSSTMEQSPAPVSPSTSHPAGLSSVANWLRRTSRPLLENGSKMRCLLRSQASGGDVVRQRSLRRSRKENNVSQTVHEGSSDSLPFKGILKKRNSGKQKTTCETSATASVDPQNILSGPTAYPSASLLPRKGILKKPSEQESGYYSSSPENSDSALATQTEEYPSAPTQRKGILKRNGKFSSGGLKEFGSLDQLAASLPCGGTKSRPSGAISEDSILSSESFDQLDLPDHVGPPPQVGKPAKASMRGCVSADNLLDIQEDGILGDGLLRTWNCYGAGMADSAFSITDCDNVTESYKQAIRGSPLS, from the exons ATGGACCCTGCTCACGCTGCCCAGCTGCCCGCACACCGCGGACCGCCTGCTGGGGGAGCTTTCCCCGATGGACATGGACACCCTCCTTCGGGGAGAGCTCCGAGCCAGGCGGGCGTCAAGAGACAAGCCGTGAAGAGACACCACCACAAACACAACCTGAAGCACAGGTACGAGTTCCTGGAGACTCTGGGAAAAGGGACCTACGGCAAAGTGAAGAAGGCCAAGGAGAGGTCCGGTAAACTG GTCGCTGTGAAGTCCATCCGTAAGGAGAAGATCAAAGATGAGCAGGATCTGGTTCATATTCGCAGGGAGATCGAGATCATGTCCTCACTGTGTCATCCGCACATCATCACAATCTATGAAG TGTTTGAAAACAAGGACAAAATAGTGATTGTGATGGAGTATGCCAGCAAAGGCGACCTATACGACTACATTTGTGACCGGAGGAGCATCAGCGAGGGTGAAGCCAGACACTTCTTCAGGCAGATTGTATCAGCTGTGCACTATTGCCATCAG AATGGAATCGTACACCGGGACCTAAAACTGGAGAATATTTTACTTGATGGCGACGGCAATGTTAAG ATTGCTGACTTTGGACTGTCGAACCTCTACCATGGGGACGAGTACCTTCAGACTTTCTGTGGCAGTCCTTTGTATGCCTCCCCAGAGATTGTCAATGGACGGCCTTACCATGGACCGGAAGTGGACACCTGGTCTCTTGGTGTGCTCTTATACACACTAGTCCACGGCACCATGCCATTTGATGGATTCAACCACAAGGCACTGGTCCAGCAGATCAGCACCGGCAACTACCGCAAACCAAACAAGCCCTCTG ATGCATGTGGACTCATCCGTTGGATGCTAATGGTAAATCCTGAGCGCAGAGCTACCATTGAGGAGATTGCTGGACACTGGTGGCTTAACTGGGGCTATCAACAGCCTTTACTTTCGGAGAGAAAGAGCAGCACTATGGAGCAGAGCCCTGCTCCAGTGTCACCATCAACATCACATCCTGCTGGGCTCTCCAGTGTCGCCAACTGGCTGCGCCGTACATCGAGACCTTTACTGGAGAACGGATCCAAGATGCGCTGCCTGCTCCGTTCACAGGCAAGTGGAGGAGATGTAGTTCGGCAACGTTCCCTCAGAAGGTCACGGAAGGAGAATAACGTCTCCCAGACAGTTCATGAAGGCAGCTCAGACTCTCTCCCTTTTAAGGGAATCCTGAAGAAACGCAACAGTGGGAAACAAAAGACAACCTGTGAAACTTCGGCTACAGCCTCAGTCGATCCACAGAACATTTTGTCTGGACCAACTGCTTACCCATCGGCCTCACTGCTGCCTAGGAAAGGTATCCTAAAGAAGCCATCAGAGCAAGAATCAGGATACTACTCTTCCTCACCAGAGAACAGTGACTCTGCACTAGCAACACAAACTGAAGAGTATCCCTCTGCACCCACCCAGCGAAAGGGCATCCTGAAGCGTAATGGGAAGTTCTCCTCAGGTGGGTTAAAGGAGTTTGGCTCTCTGGACCAGCTGGCAGCATCTCTACCATGTGGAGGCACCAAGTCGAGACCAAGTGGGGCAATCAGTGAAGACAGCATTCTGTCTTCAGAGTCATTCGATCAGCTGGACCTTCCAGACCATGTTGGACCACCACCCCAGGTGGGAAAACCAGCCAAAGCTTCCATGAGAGGCTGTGTCTCTGCTGACAACCTACTGGACATCCAAGAGGATGGGATTCTGGGAGACGGGCTGCTGAGAACCTGGAACTGTTACGGGGCAGGCATGGCTGACAGTGCCTTCTCTATCACAGACTGTGATAATGTCACAGAGTCCTACAAACAGGCCATCAGAGGTTCACCACTGAGCTGA
- the ccnd3 gene encoding G1/S-specific cyclin-D3 has product MDSFAPDSISYDHNDNDLDVIHRSGKDPALTGDLRVLHNLRASEGRSTLRGKQGDIQPMSLGILTRWMFQVCEEQKCEKEVFPQAVQYLDLYLNQFAVEKSNMQLLGAVCLFLASKMREVVPLTTSKLCIYTDYSVSISDILHWEVIVVSRLDWCLASVVPSDFLEPILHTLPFVQSQHHQIIRRHVHAYIVVAALECSLSLFFPSTVACACVSIAVQKLNLFDSTVSSDSIITFLGKLLATNPHTILQCRDQLWSAAEHTLPSCLQLETLQGSDPSLLTSRMLD; this is encoded by the exons ATGGACAGCTTTGCACCGGACTCAATAAGTTATGATCACAATGATAATGACCTAGACGTGATACATCGGTCGGGCAAAGACCCTGCATTGACCGGGGACCTCAGGGTGCTGCATAACCTGCGGGCCTCGGAGGGAAGGAGCACCCTGAGAGGGAAGCAGGGGGACATCCAGCCGATGTCGTTGGGGATACTGACAAGATGGATGTTTCAG GTGTGTGAGGAGCAGAAATGTGAGAAAGAAGTATTTCCACAAGCCGTACAGTACCTGGACTTGTATCTGAACCAGTTTGCTGTGGAGAAGTCCAACATGCAGCTTCTGGGAGCAGTTTGTCTGTTTCTAGCCTCCAAAATGAGAGAAGTTGTTCCTTTGACCACCAGCAAGCTCTGCATCTACACAGACTACTCAGTCTCCATCTCAGATATTCTG CACTGGGAGGTGATAGTGGTTTCTAGGTTGGACTGGTGTCTGGCCTCTGTGGTGCCTTCTGACTTCCTGGAGCCAATTCTTCATACCCTCCCCTTTGTTCAGTCCCAGCACCATCAAATTATACGACGGCATGTTCACGCCTACATTGTTGTGGCAGCTTTGG AATGCAGTTTGTCCCTCTTCTTCCCTTCCACTGTTGCGTGTGCCTGTGTGAGCATCGCCGTGCAGAAGCTCAACTTGTTTGACTCGACCGTCTCCTCAGATTCAATCATCACTTTCTTAGGCAAACTTCTGGCCACCAATCCG CACACGATTCTCCAGTGCCGCGATCAGCTCTGGAGTGCCGCGGAGCACACCCTGCCCTCCTGTTTGCAGCTGGAAACACTTCAGGGATCAGATCCAAGTCTGCTGACAAGCAGGATGTTGGACTGA